The nucleotide sequence CTTTACCGCTTGTGACAAGCATCTGAGGAAATGCTTCACTTTGACCAGGTGTTTTTGGATAATTGAAATTAGCATATTTTGTATCAGTAGGAGAGAATCTCCAAATTAGACCGTGTCCAGAATCTGTATACCACAAGTTTCCATCAGGTGTATAACCAATTCCCCACATCATTGATTTTTCATGTGATTGCCATAATGGATTTGCATATTCTGTAAAGTTTTTGGTGGAAGGATCAAACTTGGCAATTTTTCCTGTATTTGATTCAGCAAACCAGACATTTCCATTTGGATCTGTCGTTATACCTAATGGTTGTGTACATGCAGTAGGAATCTTGAATTCTGTTATGTATTTGTTAGATTTTGCATCACTAGTTTCACAAAATGTTGGACGGTCCTTGTCCTTGTAATTATCTGCAGGTGTACCAGTTATTGTAGTATCAGTAGTTTGAGCCGTTTTTGGATTACCAAAACCGCCAAATAATGCCACAGTTGAACTTCCTACCATTATGGCTCCAAACCCAACAGCCATTATAATCATCAGAATTTTTCTGTTTTTCTTCTTCACAAAAGACGAACAAATATTCCTCGTTATATCTTATTCTTCTTAATATTATCAGTTCCTATGCTGTAACAGGATACTCAAGGCTACATCCTGATTCATCGGGAAGTAACTCCACATGTTCTGATCGTGTCACAGCATTTTTTCTTAGTTCTATGCATAAACCATGGTTTCACTAAATGAAACTTGTGCTTAATTTCTAGGTCTGTTTAGATCATTTATCTTTTCACAACTAGTCCCGCTTCTATCCAGGCACATCTAGGACAAAACATGTATTTTTCTGTGCCGCTACAAAGACTCTGATCACATTCCCATTCTCCATTGTGTTTTGGACAGTAATGATAACCCATTCTAAATTATATAATGTAGTTTTCAATAATAAAAATTGCTCATGATTTCTATGTAACAAAGTTCTGATAAAAACTGATTAACGATTGAATCTGTAGCAAGATGTTCAGACCAGAATCTGGTCAATTATTCATTTACAAATTTATCTACAGTTTTACTATCAAATTTATTTTAAATTAAATAAAAATTGTGGAACATTTCTCAATAAAATAGTACTATGATATTTTTTAGGAACATTTAGACTATCATCATAAATAAAATAATGAACAAAACAACTCATGGGAAGTTGCTATATGTCTATACTTGAAAGTGATGAAAAAATCACTTGTAGCACTTGCGGTAAAATAATTCCAGTTAGAAAAGAAGAAGAGCATATTTTTGAATGTGTAGGTAAAAAAAATGGAAATAGGAATTAAAATCATACCTATTTTTATTTTAATTCTACTGATACCATTAACATCGTATGGACAACAGACAGGTACACTTGAAATTGATTTGAAATCTATGGGGGGTGAGATGACAGATTATCATGGAATGGTCTTGAAGATATATCAAGACAACCAAAAAATTCCATTTAAAACAATTGACTCAATGTCAGGAAACCCGTACAAAGTTTCTTTACCAATTGGATATCAATACAAAGTCGAAGTATATGCAAGCAGTATGTATGCTGATGTTGGCTATGTGCATCTACAGGATAATAACGAAAAACTTGGACTTGTCATACCAAATTCAGGAAGTGTTCTTTTTACTGTTTTATACAACGATAACACTACTCCAATAAACAACGCAACGGTAATAGTAAAATCAAGTAATGGAACGTATCAATATTGGACTCCTAGTACAACAGACGAGGAGGGAAACACCATTAGGTTTTGGTTACAGCCTACTATTACAAATGATGATCACTATATTGCCAACATTTTAACTGCAACCAATCTATCATATAGTTACTCTCCAGTCAATATTTTACCAGGTATGTCAAATAATATCAAAATCGTGACACCATGGCCACCTGTTACTCCACCACTGATTGCCACCGTCTACAAATCCCAGCTTCAAAAAGTTTCGAAATCAGATGGGGATTTTGTGGTACAATTATACGACAACAATGAAAACAAAATTTCTGAATCCAAAGTAGATGTTAGAGGAGAGGCATATTTTCCTAATCTCAAAGTTGGTAGTTACATTTTGCGTACAATTGATCTAAATGATGACAATAACGTGGCGTGGGGGGTTGCCAATATCGTACTTGATGGAAAACAAACATCGGTACAAATTTTTAAAAATCAAACAAACAACAAGATCTTGAATAGAACTCAAAATATATCATACTCAAATGAAACCTCTGTTGTAACTAATCCTGTTATTATTTCACAAAATTTGCAAACCACAATATCGCCTGATCTGTTGCTTGATATCAAAGAATGGGATGGAAATTCAGCAATTACAGTTTCAGATTCGAAACTTCTCTCTGATATGGGAATCAAAGGCAGTCATATTCCGTCTTGGATAACAAAAAATGCCAAATGGGTCGTAGGTGGTGAAATAACTGAGCAGGACTTTGTAAATGCAATCTTGTATATGCATACAAGTGGACTAATAAAATAAAAAATTAGTAAGTATCTTTCATAAAATTAGAAAAATTCTCTATCACATAAATTCTAATAAAAGAGAAGACGCACTATGTATTTTTGAAACAGGAACTGGTATATTTTTAATTTTTCAAGATTTGTTTGCAATTTCTCATTTTGATATGGCAGTAAGAAAATCTGTAACAGGTTTCTGTTCAGCTAAATCTTTAAGGCTGGTTTTGATTGCTTCTACAATGTCTTTGAAATTGCTACCAAATAATTCCTTGAGAACCTTGTTTAGGTATTCTGGATATTCATAACAATCAGGCAAATAACAATGATAATCTTCATAGAGTTTTTGAATTACCCTTTCATATGTAGGATCTCCTATTCTGCGTAATGCATCTTCTATAGACAATGATATTAGAGATTTTTTTATAATGTGATTTTTATTATTTACTTCCCTGTCGGTATAGCTTAAAATCCGTCCACTGTTTGCGTCTATGGATATTCTTCTGATCCGTTTATTCCCTAATCCAATTTTTGCTGCAACTACCCAAATCTCACCTTCTAACAAGACAGATTCAATTGTGATTGTAGAATGATACTGCTGTAGAAAATTTTCTGCTATTTTTTCTGCTCTTTTTCTGTCCATATGCAGCATGTTTTTTAATCAATGCCGCTTTTTTTAAATAATATAGAAGTTAGTTCTAAAAGAATGTTATAATTTTTGATTTTTAACTATGATCACAGATAATTTTGCTAGGATTGGCTTTTTACACGTGTAATACTTTCATTGATTTGAAATTCAATACAGATTCAACTTGAGTGTACTGTATTGTTCTCATTTATAGTCGTCATTATCTTTCTTGCAATAGAGATGGGGCTAATGTTTGCCTTACTTGTAACAAGTATCACATTATTATCTAATGGAAAAGAGAACATTGACAAATTTTTTCTAGCAACAAAAGTATATCCTATCTGGCCAAGATACTCATCAAAATCTCTTCCCATAGATATTGTTAATGCACACTGCATCAAGAGCATCTCGTTTTCTTTATAGGGGATTATGTCTGTAGATTCTCTTGTCATGTTTTCTATAGGCCTCCCATTTTTATTGATGACAGTAACAGACTGGATGTTTTTATTGACTGATAATATTGAATTGCATAATTTTTCTGCCTCTAAGCTTTTCTGAATAGTTGACATTGTCAATTGTTATGAACATTGTAGTTATTTAATTTGAGGGAACAATGTTATTGAAAATTGTTCTATTTTTCAAGGTCTTTGATTATAAATGCGATCATTTAGTATTTTAATAAATTCTTTCAAGAAGGGCTTCTTTACCCTCATAATGTAATCGTAATACGGGATTTTCCTCAAGTGATTTTAATAAATATAAGGTTCCACCGTTTCTGATTTTCTTCATGTCTCTGATACGATAGACAGCACTTGATTTTTTTTCTGGCTCAATTATTCGTACTCTTTCCCCACAATTAAAAACAGGCATCTTTTCTGTGTAAAAAAGTAATCATAAATTAATTTTACGCATAAATCACACTATGTGATGTTCTATAAGATAACATAGAATTGTGGAATGATGGAAAGTATACGCAACACTTTATTACGATAATTATTTTCGTTGCATAATAGATTAATTTGAAAATGAGGAGCGTGAACTATTCGATACAAAAAATACGAGATAAAAAAGAACTCCAAAGAATAGATTGGGGCATAATAAGGCGACTTGTCATATCGTTATACTATAATAACAAAATGAAAAAAACACACATTGCAACCAAATGTAATCTGGGATATGACAAATGCCGTCTTTATCTGGATTGGATGGAAATGATGGAATTGATAAAAAGAGAAATCGATGAAGATCGCTTTGAGGTGATAATTTTGACCGAGAAAGGCAAAACACTTCATAATAGGAAATTTAATGACATGTCCAAGTTCAAGCATGATCATAGTGATTGAACATTGATACAAAACAATGTTACTTTGTGGTGAACACAAATTATTAGCAATCTAGAGATGGAGAGGAAAATACTAGATGAATCAAGTGGTTTGATTATGAATATCCTCTTTACAGAAGTTTGTCATAATACGAATTAATAAAACAAATATTATTATAAATTACGTTATTAGAGATTGATGCCACAAAGGCAATAGTCATTGCTAGGGAATTCCTTAAGCAATCATATACTACTATGAGTTTTAAAAACATAATTCAGGAGAAAAAAGTGTGGATAGTTGAATATAATGTTGGATTTTTAAAAGATAATATCAAAAAAGTGAGAATAGATGCTAGTAGTGGTAAAATAATTGGTTGTATCTAGGCAATGATTGTTTAAATAGATAATAATTTTCGGAAGTCATGTTATGTAACCGTATTATGGTAGTTTTTATGCATAATCAGATAGCCCATATCTCACAATAATATATTATGAAAAAAATCTTTCTGTTTTTTTATGGAATGATTATTTTATCTCTTTTTATGTCATTTTCAATTATTCAGTACGCAAATGCACAAATAGGTATTCTACCGCAACCACCGACAAATCTTACTGCCACAGCAGTCTCAAGCTCTGAAATTGACCTTAGCTGGACAGCATCATCTGATTTGTTGATATCTGGTTACATGATTGAGAGATCAACTGATGGCGGTGCTACATGGTCCACTATTGTGTCCGACACTGGCAATACTGCAACAACTTATTCTGATACTGGACTTGCAGCTAGTACCACATACACATACAGAGTATCAGAAGTAAGTTCAATTGGAACAAGCTCCCCATCAAACACTGCATCTGCAACGACTCAATCTCCTCAAGCTACAGCTCCACAATCTCCAACAGGACTTAAAGCTAGTACAGTATCATCATCTCAGATCAACCTAAGCTGGACTGCACCTGCAAACAACGGCGGTTCTGCCATTACAGGTTACATGATTGAGAGATCAACTGATGGTGGAACCACATGGAGTACAACAGTAGCAAACACTGCAAACACATCAACAATATATTCTGATAAAGGACTGACAGCAAGCACCACATACATCTACAGAGTATCAGCGATAAACTCAGTTGGAACAAGCTCCCCATCAAACACTGCATCTGCAACTACAAGTGCCGCATCTACTGCACCACAACCACCAACTGGACTTGCAGCTACAGCTGCATCATCATCACAGATCAATCTATCCTGGACTGCACCTACAAGCAACGGTGGCTCTGCAATAACAGGTTACAAGATTGAGAGATCAGCCAATGGCGGCACCATTTGGTCTACTATTCAATCAAATACAGCAAACACAGCTACAACTTATTCTGATACAGGACTTGCTGCAAGTACAACCTACATGTATCGAGTATCTGCAATCAATGCAGTTGGTACTAGCTCCCCATCAAACACTGCATCTGCAAATACATCTGGTACTACGTCAAATTCCATTGTCTTAAACGGTATCCAGACAACATCTGGAACGGTATCTGTAGCGCCATTTCAAATCACACTTGCCAACTTTAATGCTGGAACTGGAACCAATCGTGTACTTGTTGTTGGTGTAGAGGCAAACAATAATGCCGTAGCCTCAGTTACATTTGGAGGCGTACATTTAACAAGTAAAGTATCTTCATTTTTTAACAATGATGCTGAATTTTGGTACCTCAAAAATCCAACTGGTACTGGAAACATTGTTGTTACAATGGTTGGTTCTACATCAGCGGTAATTGGCGCATATTCTTTCTCTGGAATAGATCAGAGCACTCCAATACCTACCAGTACAACAAACCACAATAGCGGTACTGGAAGCAGCCCTACCATATCTATAACAACACAAAACCCAAACAGCTGGGTACTAGACACTCCGTCAATCTATGGCGGTGTAACACTTGGTTCCCCAACCTGTACTAAACAATGGGATCTCAACATTCCAAATGCAATCACTGGCGCATCAAGCTCAACTATACAATCATCACCTGGTACGGTCACTTGTAGCTGGACTGCAAGTGGAGGGGGTGATCTCTGGGATGATGTTGCAATTGAGCTAAAAGCATCAGGTACTGTTACTACAGCTATTGCACCACAACCACCAACAGGACTTGCAGCTACAACTGCATCATCATCACAAATTAATCTGAGCTGGACTGCACCAAGCAATAACGGTGGCTCTGCAATCACCGGTTATAAAATTGAAAGATCAACTGATAGTGGCACCACCTGGTCTACTGTTCAATCAAATACAGCAAGTACATCAACAACATATTCTGACACTGGTCTTACAGCAAGTACAACATACACTTACAGAGTGTCAGCGATAAATTCAGTTGGAACAAGCTCACCATCAAACACTGCATCTGCAACTACACCTGGTACATGTACTACATGTAAACTGACCGTAACCTCACAATTAACAACAGGAGATCCACTTTTAGGAATGTTTAGTACACTAAACGATCAGGCTAGTGGCAAAGTATTAGAATCAGGTTTTACTCCAGTCAAATTTAATCTAACAAACGCAGCACAATATACCGTAGCAGTAACACTAAGCTTTGGTACCTATTCATTTAACCACTGGCAAGATGGTACCACAAGTGATCCAAGACCCATATCAATATCAAGTGATACACAACTGACTGCAGTTTACCAAGATATCTCAGTAACACTTTCTCCATCAAGAGGACCTGTAGGGACCAGTATATCAGTGACTAGTGCCAATAAAATATTCTCACCAAATCACACCATCACACTGACATGGGATGGAACAGCTCTTGCCACAGCAACATCCAACTCTACTGGAGGTTTTACTGCAAAATTCACTGTACCTTCTTCTGCTAATGGTTCACACAAGGTCCAAGCAACAGATGGAACCAATATACATTTTGCTCTATTTACTGTAGGTCCTCCAAGTTCCATATCACTTAACACCAGTACTGCCAATGTGGGCACTGGAGTTAGAGTTACAGGCAGTAATTTTGCACCAAATTTGCAAATTACTTTCTCATATGATGGTGCTGCCTTGGATGTGGGTCAAGTAAATACAGGTACTGGTACTGCCATTCCATTAGTAGTAACAACTGATTCTAACGGTGGTTTTGTTGCAATAATTTCTATACCGCGTTCTGATGCAGGCACCCACACCATAAGCGCCAAAGACACGACAAACGATATGGCTACACAGAGCATTACAGTCACACCACATGTGTTTATCTATCCAGCATCAGGACATGCAGGATCTCAGGTAATGATTCCAGCAAGCCAAGGAAATGGCTTTGCAGCAAGTTCTGCTGTTACAATAAAGTTTGATGGTACAGTGATCTCTTCTATGACAACAGATTCTGGGGGCAACTTTGGAGGAAGTTTCACCATACCAAGTGGAGCTACAATTGCCAGTCACACTATTCAAGTCTCAGATGGAAAGGGCAATACACAATCTGTTTCATTTTCTGTTACTGATCCAACCACTCCTACATACAAGGTTCAAAATGTAACATCAATGTCAGGCCTTGTTTTACCAGACAGGTTTGCATTTATTCCAGATAACGGTCCTGGTATAGATGGTTCTGGGGCATTTATGGTTATTGAAAAGAATTCTGGAAAGGTAATCGTATTTAAAAATACAAACGGCAAGTTTGTAAGACAACTAGTACCGTTTGTGAGAGTACCAAATCTTTTGACAGGACCTGAAGACAATGGACTATTAGGAATTGCCATTGATCCAAACTGGAAAAACTCTATATCCTCGCAGTATGTCTACTTGGACATTACAAGAACCATATCAGGATCAAACTTTACAGAGATTATAAGATACCATGCTACAACTGATCCTACTACTGGAAATATTATAGCTGATACATCTGTAGGTGAGCAGCTTGTACTTGGCAACATTTTGGCCTGGAGAGATGGCCACAACGGAGGTAATCTAGAGTTTGATTCTCATGGACACCTCTACATATCAACAGGTGATGGCTGGTTGTATACTCCAGGACAGGACCTGACAACATTACAGGCAAAGTTACTCAGAATCACTCCACTTGCATCTCCTGATGCTAGTGGGAAACTATATTCAATTCCAAGTGACAATCCATTTGCATCAAGTACTGATACATCAATCAAAAAAGAGATCTGGGGCTATGGTGTAAGAAATCCATTTTCATTTGATATAGATTCCCAGACAGGCAAGCTGTATGTATCTGATCCAGGTTTCAATACATGGGAAAGAATTGAGGACCTTACTACTGCTGGTAGTAACGTTGGATGGCCAAACTATGAAGCACCACCATTTGGTAATCCACAAAACTTGGTAAACTATAAACCACCAGTATACTGGTATCCGCACCAGGGAATGGAACCACAGACAGGTATTACTGCTGGCCTTGAAGCTCTCACAGGAGGTGTATTTTACCACTGTAGTGCAAACTGTTACACATCATCAAATCTACAGGGAGCATATTTCTTTGGTGATTATGGAGTTGGCTTTATTGCAGCACTCTTGCCATCAAGTACAGCTCCACCTATAACGGATCCTGCAAGTGGAGCTCCAAAAGGACAGATCGTTCCAATATACTATGGACTAGCATATGCTCCAATAGACATGCAGGTCTGGAATGGAAAACTCTACTTTCTTGACTTGGCAGTCGGATCAGTTGATGTGTTAAACTATAGCTAACTACTATCTAGATAAAAATCAATTTTTTTATTTCTGATCAGAATTTTGCTGCCCTGCCATAAGAAATAACATATCAGAAGTGGCATTCATTTTATGTTTTATTGATACTGCGGGAACACCAGCTACCACATCTTGACTTGGTACATCATGTATAACAGAAGCCCCTGAAGCTACAACAACATTATCTCCAACCGTCACATGGTCTTTCAAAGTTGCATTGAGTCCAACCCAAGTTGAATCACCTATTCTTGCACTTCCTCCAATGATAGCACCTGCAGTAATTTCACAGTTTTTACCAATAATGACATTGTGAGAAATGTGTACCAACGAATCAATCTTTGTTCCATCGCCTATTATTGTATCAGAAAGAGACCCTCTAGCAATGTGACTGTTTGCACAAATTTCTATGTCATTACCAATTACTAATCTCCCAAAATGAGGGAATCGATAAAGCCCTTTCCTGTCCCTTTCAAATGCAAAACCATCATCACCTAATGTGACTCCAGAATGAATAATACTTCTGTCTCCTACTACGCAATTTTCTACAAGTGTTACTTTATCGTAGATTATAGTGTCATTTCCGATTTTACAATTCTCTCCAATCACAGTATAGTCTCCTATGTAACAACGGGCGCCTATCTCTGCAGTTTTAGATATAACAGCTTTCGAAGAAATTCCAACCAATTTTTTTTTCTTTGCAAATTTCTTATTAGTTAAATTTACAAAAACAAGTCTTGGATTATCAAGGAAAATAAGCTGAGCTCCTTTTTTTGGGTGCACAAGTCCATGTAAACTTTTTTTACAGAGAATTACACCAGCATTAGATTGTGAAATAAGCTCGATAGCTTTGTCGCCTTCATAAGAACAAAAAGAAAGGTCATCCAATCTGGCGTTTGTAATGGAAGCTATGTCTTTTATTCTTCCTTCATTAGTTCCTTCGATATTGTAGCTAAGATTCAAACTAGATAATATTGATTTGATATCAAACTCCAATGAATGGTTCGTATCTTTATGAGCCAAGTCTATGACACTTGTATCCATGATATTAGTTGGATGCAAACAATAAAAAAGGAATTGATAGTTTTTACAGAACAATTTTAGTAAACTTTGTTCTATGTATGATTAGATCTCTACATGATAAATTAGTTTTAATTATGATTTTTAACCAAAGACATCCGTCTTTCGTCTAGACATTGTTTTATATAATGCCTAATTATTTTCTAGAAGAATCAGATAATGATTGTACAACAAAATAAATTACTGTAACAAATTGGTAATCCCTTCTTCCAGAGAAATCTTTGGTTCAAAATTTAATTTTTTTCTGGCAGTTTCTATATCGTAATAAAAGTGAGGCGCCTTTTTTTCAATATCCTTAACACTAATTTTTGAATCCGATTTAATATTATTTTTTAGAATTTTAATAACATCTTTTACTGTTGCAGCTTTACCTGATGCTATGTTGTAGATGGCATATTTTTTCTTTGAAGATAATGCCTTAATTATTGCATCACAGACATCATATACGTTAACCAAATCTACTTTTTGGAATCCATTTTTATACCTGTGAAGAAAAATAGGCCTTGACTTCCTGTAACTGTTGATAAACTTGCCTATTGTATTTTTCTTTGGATATCTATTACCATAAGTAACTGAAACCCTTAAGATTATTGCGTGAAGGTTAAACTTGGAACTATAATAAGATACAAGATTTTCCGAGAGTA is from Nitrosopumilaceae archaeon and encodes:
- a CDS encoding winged helix-turn-helix domain-containing protein, giving the protein MNYSIQKIRDKKELQRIDWGIIRRLVISLYYNNKMKKTHIATKCNLGYDKCRLYLDWMEMMELIKREIDEDRFEVIILTEKGKTLHNRKFNDMSKFKHDHSD
- a CDS encoding fibronectin type III domain-containing protein; the protein is MSFSIIQYANAQIGILPQPPTNLTATAVSSSEIDLSWTASSDLLISGYMIERSTDGGATWSTIVSDTGNTATTYSDTGLAASTTYTYRVSEVSSIGTSSPSNTASATTQSPQATAPQSPTGLKASTVSSSQINLSWTAPANNGGSAITGYMIERSTDGGTTWSTTVANTANTSTIYSDKGLTASTTYIYRVSAINSVGTSSPSNTASATTSAASTAPQPPTGLAATAASSSQINLSWTAPTSNGGSAITGYKIERSANGGTIWSTIQSNTANTATTYSDTGLAASTTYMYRVSAINAVGTSSPSNTASANTSGTTSNSIVLNGIQTTSGTVSVAPFQITLANFNAGTGTNRVLVVGVEANNNAVASVTFGGVHLTSKVSSFFNNDAEFWYLKNPTGTGNIVVTMVGSTSAVIGAYSFSGIDQSTPIPTSTTNHNSGTGSSPTISITTQNPNSWVLDTPSIYGGVTLGSPTCTKQWDLNIPNAITGASSSTIQSSPGTVTCSWTASGGGDLWDDVAIELKASGTVTTAIAPQPPTGLAATTASSSQINLSWTAPSNNGGSAITGYKIERSTDSGTTWSTVQSNTASTSTTYSDTGLTASTTYTYRVSAINSVGTSSPSNTASATTPGTCTTCKLTVTSQLTTGDPLLGMFSTLNDQASGKVLESGFTPVKFNLTNAAQYTVAVTLSFGTYSFNHWQDGTTSDPRPISISSDTQLTAVYQDISVTLSPSRGPVGTSISVTSANKIFSPNHTITLTWDGTALATATSNSTGGFTAKFTVPSSANGSHKVQATDGTNIHFALFTVGPPSSISLNTSTANVGTGVRVTGSNFAPNLQITFSYDGAALDVGQVNTGTGTAIPLVVTTDSNGGFVAIISIPRSDAGTHTISAKDTTNDMATQSITVTPHVFIYPASGHAGSQVMIPASQGNGFAASSAVTIKFDGTVISSMTTDSGGNFGGSFTIPSGATIASHTIQVSDGKGNTQSVSFSVTDPTTPTYKVQNVTSMSGLVLPDRFAFIPDNGPGIDGSGAFMVIEKNSGKVIVFKNTNGKFVRQLVPFVRVPNLLTGPEDNGLLGIAIDPNWKNSISSQYVYLDITRTISGSNFTEIIRYHATTDPTTGNIIADTSVGEQLVLGNILAWRDGHNGGNLEFDSHGHLYISTGDGWLYTPGQDLTTLQAKLLRITPLASPDASGKLYSIPSDNPFASSTDTSIKKEIWGYGVRNPFSFDIDSQTGKLYVSDPGFNTWERIEDLTTAGSNVGWPNYEAPPFGNPQNLVNYKPPVYWYPHQGMEPQTGITAGLEALTGGVFYHCSANCYTSSNLQGAYFFGDYGVGFIAALLPSSTAPPITDPASGAPKGQIVPIYYGLAYAPIDMQVWNGKLYFLDLAVGSVDVLNYS
- a CDS encoding UDP-3-O-(3-hydroxymyristoyl)glucosamine N-acyltransferase; amino-acid sequence: MDTSVIDLAHKDTNHSLEFDIKSILSSLNLSYNIEGTNEGRIKDIASITNARLDDLSFCSYEGDKAIELISQSNAGVILCKKSLHGLVHPKKGAQLIFLDNPRLVFVNLTNKKFAKKKKLVGISSKAVISKTAEIGARCYIGDYTVIGENCKIGNDTIIYDKVTLVENCVVGDRSIIHSGVTLGDDGFAFERDRKGLYRFPHFGRLVIGNDIEICANSHIARGSLSDTIIGDGTKIDSLVHISHNVIIGKNCEITAGAIIGGSARIGDSTWVGLNATLKDHVTVGDNVVVASGASVIHDVPSQDVVAGVPAVSIKHKMNATSDMLFLMAGQQNSDQK
- a CDS encoding NAD(P)-dependent oxidoreductase produces the protein MRILVSGCTGFIGSNLVPELQKLGHDVEGISRKPVNVNHKMYLADLRSNHLAKKIRTNFDAIIHLAADTNEKDLSSMMSENVVTTLNILEFARQKNIKKFVFVSGHNVYAPSKILPIKENFPTLPFTNYGCTKLLSENLVSYYSSKFNLHAIILRVSVTYGNRYPKKNTIGKFINSYRKSRPIFLHRYKNGFQKVDLVNVYDVCDAIIKALSSKKKYAIYNIASGKAATVKDVIKILKNNIKSDSKISVKDIEKKAPHFYYDIETARKKLNFEPKISLEEGITNLLQ